One Phragmites australis chromosome 23, lpPhrAust1.1, whole genome shotgun sequence DNA window includes the following coding sequences:
- the LOC133906333 gene encoding protein FANTASTIC FOUR 3-like produces the protein MASQMAMDGGLRRLFEKPLPENPTLLEALSACNHRIHPKKPIDPASVTEIFGELHFQEKQPDRTVLPQPPAPRPPARTTSWLDVAAEAEKSKDDSSLDALLRPKPASTVATVKRSASFCMKKSSASLLLCTEGLGSESTVDADDMLKDGDTEVKTAALSGHSKDTGMDRTEVDCAGAAGAGEEEEGKRPLSFPPPIRSIGRGGKPCVCFRSFRADGRFVLMEVVIPGKELLQAYREGGRLRLQFANVAAAAAAAADVGVDEETRGEDDDQAKNACINES, from the coding sequence ATGGCCTCGCAGATGGCGATGGACGGCGGGCTGAGGCGGCTGTTCGAGAAGCCGTTGCCGGAGAACCCGACGCTGCTGGAGGCGCTGTCGGCGTGTAACCATCGCATCCACCCCAAAAAGCCCATCGACCCGGCGTCCGTCACCGAGATCTTCGGCGAGCTCCACTTCCAAGAGAAGCAGCCCGACCGAACCGTCCTGCCGCAGCCGCCGGCGCCTCGCCCTCCTGCCCGCACGACGTCGTGGCTCGACGTCGCCGCCGAGGCCGAGAAGAGCAAGGACGACTCGTCGCTGGACGCGCTCCTGAGGCCCAAGCCGGCGAGCACTGTGGCGACCGTGAAGAGGAGCGCGAGCTTCTGCATGAAGAAGAGCTCCGCGTCCCTGCTGCTCTGCACCGAGGGGCTTGGCTCCGAGAGCACCGTGGACGCCGACGACATGCTCAAGGACGGCGACACCGAGGTCAAGACCGCCGCGCTCAGCGGCCACAGCAAGGACACGGGTATGGACCGCACAGAAGTGGActgcgccggcgccgcgggggcgggggaggaggaggaggggaagcgGCCGCTGTCGTTCCCGCCGCCGATACGATCGATCGGGCGCGGCGGGAAGCCGTGCGTGTGCTTCAGGTCGTTCCGGGCGGATGGGCGGTTCGTACTGATGGAGGTGGTGATCCCCGGCAAGGAGCTCCTGCAGGCGTACCGCGAGGGCGGACGACTGAGGCTGCAGTTCGCCAACGtcgccgctgctgccgccgccgccgctgatgtGGGCGTTGACGAGGAGACGCGTGGAGAAGATGATGACCAAGCCAAGAACGCATGCATAAACGAGAGCTAA